From Amycolatopsis sp. cg9, one genomic window encodes:
- a CDS encoding GNAT family N-acetyltransferase, which yields MVEIVRATPDQAAALTALVHASSAYRGDYATILDGYEVTPAYVEANPTFTATHDGGVVGFYALVEAELDLLFVADAAQGLGVGRRLVEHLRGEARTRGLRAIRVVAHPPALEFYLRMGARRTGTVPPNPPKVRWERPELRFDVPTC from the coding sequence ATGGTCGAGATCGTCCGCGCCACCCCGGACCAAGCCGCCGCCCTGACCGCGCTCGTGCACGCGTCGTCGGCGTACCGAGGCGACTACGCCACCATCCTCGACGGCTACGAAGTCACGCCCGCGTACGTCGAAGCCAACCCCACGTTCACCGCCACGCACGACGGCGGCGTCGTCGGCTTCTACGCGCTCGTGGAAGCGGAACTCGACCTGCTCTTCGTCGCCGACGCCGCCCAGGGCCTCGGCGTCGGCCGCCGGTTGGTCGAGCACCTGCGGGGTGAAGCGCGAACCCGCGGGCTGCGCGCGATTCGCGTCGTCGCGCACCCGCCCGCGCTGGAGTTCTACCTCCGCATGGGTGCGCGGCGCACCGGCACGGTCCCGCCGAACCCGCCCAAGGTCCGCTGGGAACGGCCGGAGCTCCGCTTCGACGTCCCTACATGTTGA
- the lpdA gene encoding dihydrolipoyl dehydrogenase, whose product MSAQHFDVVVLGAGVGGYVAAIRASQLGLSVAVVEEKYWGGVCLNVGCIPSKALLRNAELAHVVTQEAKAFGISSDSPIRVDYTAAYERSRKVADGRVKGVHFLMKKNKITEFDGHGTFLDDHTLEVNGSQLTFGHCIIATGATTRLLPGTSRSSRVVTYEEQILSSELPASIVIAGAGAIGVEFAYVLKNYGVDVTIVEFLDRLVPLEDAEVSAELARRYRKLGIKVLTSTRVESIDESGSSVQVTVSSEKDGRQVLTADKVLQAIGFQPRVEGYGLEKTGVALTERGAIAIDGRGRTSVDHIFAIGDVTAKLMLAHASESMGVVAAETIAGAETMELDFPMIPRATYCQPQIASFGWTEAQAREKGFDVRVAKFPFTANGKAQGLGDAGGFVKLISDGAHGELIGGHLIGPDVTELLPELTLAQQWDLTVHEVARNVHAHPTLGEAVKEAVLGLAGHMINM is encoded by the coding sequence ATGAGTGCACAACACTTTGATGTCGTCGTCCTGGGGGCCGGGGTAGGCGGCTACGTGGCGGCGATCCGCGCGTCGCAGCTGGGGCTGAGCGTCGCGGTGGTCGAGGAGAAGTACTGGGGCGGTGTCTGCCTGAACGTCGGGTGCATTCCGTCGAAGGCGCTGCTGCGCAACGCCGAGCTGGCGCACGTCGTGACGCAGGAGGCGAAGGCGTTCGGCATTTCGTCGGACAGCCCGATCCGGGTCGACTACACGGCCGCTTACGAGCGGAGCCGGAAGGTCGCCGACGGGCGCGTCAAGGGCGTGCACTTCCTGATGAAGAAGAACAAGATCACCGAGTTCGACGGGCACGGCACGTTCCTCGACGACCACACGCTCGAGGTGAACGGCTCGCAGCTCACCTTCGGCCACTGCATCATCGCGACCGGCGCGACCACGCGGCTGCTGCCGGGGACGTCCCGCAGCTCGCGGGTCGTCACGTACGAAGAGCAGATCCTGTCCAGCGAGCTCCCCGCGAGCATCGTGATCGCCGGCGCGGGCGCGATCGGCGTGGAGTTCGCGTACGTGCTGAAGAACTACGGCGTCGACGTGACGATCGTCGAGTTCCTCGACCGCCTCGTCCCGCTGGAGGACGCCGAGGTGTCGGCGGAGCTGGCGCGGCGGTACCGGAAGCTCGGCATCAAGGTGCTGACGTCGACCCGGGTGGAGTCGATCGACGAGTCGGGTTCTTCGGTCCAGGTGACGGTGTCGTCCGAGAAGGACGGCCGGCAGGTGCTCACCGCCGACAAGGTGTTGCAGGCCATCGGTTTCCAGCCCCGGGTCGAGGGCTACGGGCTGGAGAAGACCGGCGTCGCGCTGACCGAGCGGGGTGCCATCGCGATCGACGGCCGCGGGCGGACCAGCGTGGACCACATCTTCGCGATCGGTGACGTGACGGCGAAGCTGATGCTGGCGCACGCGTCCGAGTCGATGGGCGTGGTGGCGGCGGAGACGATCGCCGGTGCGGAGACGATGGAGCTCGACTTCCCGATGATCCCGCGGGCGACGTATTGCCAGCCGCAGATCGCCAGCTTCGGGTGGACCGAGGCACAGGCCCGGGAGAAGGGGTTCGACGTCCGGGTGGCGAAGTTCCCGTTCACCGCCAACGGGAAGGCCCAGGGGCTGGGCGACGCCGGGGGGTTCGTGAAGCTGATCAGTGACGGTGCGCACGGGGAGCTGATCGGCGGGCACCTGATCGGGCCGGATGTCACGGAGCTGCTGCCGGAGCTGACTTTGGCGCAGCAGTGGGATCTGACCGTGCACGAGGTGGCGCGGAACGTGCACGCGCACCCGACGCTGGGTGAGGCCGTGAAGGAAGCTGTGCTCGGGCTGGCCGGGCACATGATCAACATGTAA
- a CDS encoding lysophospholipid acyltransferase family protein gives MTDRWTALDLEGELLTRRQMIAYGRRFARAGRGAWYSFAIEVVWQFLAQTTRFRVRGSRHIPKTGGVLVASNHLSFADPTTLTAFCLAAGRVPRYLAKASLWNLPVVGRVMRSGRHIPVYRGAATAADAYRDLVTSVRAGECVAVFPEGTFSKDPDGWPMRGKTGLVRAALETGAPVIPVANWGTHHLLPSTAWFPRGLPRKTVELVAGPPVDLSDLRDRPLTREVLEEATARIMGEVTTLLESIRGERRPLAA, from the coding sequence ATGACCGACCGCTGGACCGCCCTGGACCTCGAGGGCGAGCTGCTCACCCGACGCCAGATGATCGCCTACGGCCGGCGCTTCGCCCGCGCCGGCCGTGGCGCCTGGTACAGCTTCGCGATCGAGGTGGTCTGGCAGTTCCTCGCGCAGACCACCCGGTTCCGCGTCCGGGGCTCCCGCCACATCCCGAAGACCGGCGGGGTGCTGGTCGCCTCGAACCACCTCTCGTTCGCCGACCCGACGACGCTCACCGCGTTCTGCCTCGCCGCCGGCCGCGTGCCGCGCTACCTGGCCAAGGCCTCGCTGTGGAACCTGCCGGTGGTCGGCCGCGTGATGCGCTCGGGCCGGCACATCCCGGTCTACCGCGGTGCGGCGACAGCCGCCGACGCCTACCGCGACCTGGTGACTTCGGTGCGGGCGGGCGAGTGCGTCGCGGTCTTCCCGGAAGGCACGTTCTCGAAGGACCCCGACGGCTGGCCGATGCGCGGCAAGACCGGCCTCGTCCGCGCCGCGCTGGAGACGGGCGCGCCGGTGATCCCGGTGGCCAACTGGGGCACCCACCACCTGCTGCCGTCGACGGCGTGGTTCCCGCGCGGGCTGCCGCGCAAGACCGTCGAGCTGGTCGCCGGGCCGCCGGTCGACCTGTCCGACCTGCGTGACCGCCCGCTCACCCGTGAGGTGCTGGAGGAGGCGACGGCTCGCATCATGGGCGAGGTGACGACGCTGCTCGAGTCCATCCGCGGCGAGCGGCGGCCCCTCGCGGCCTGA
- a CDS encoding nitroreductase family deazaflavin-dependent oxidoreductase: MLFGDEHVRRYEETDGEVGHEWKEGVPTLVLTTKGRKTGQERKFALIYQEVDGNPVIVASKGGAPNHPGWYFNLVETPEVGVQVKADKFTAVARTAEGEERAKLWDKLAAVWPDYNEYAKKTDREIPVVVLERR, encoded by the coding sequence ATGCTGTTCGGTGACGAGCACGTCCGCCGCTACGAGGAGACCGACGGCGAGGTCGGGCACGAGTGGAAGGAAGGCGTCCCGACGCTGGTGCTGACCACCAAGGGCCGCAAGACCGGTCAGGAGCGCAAGTTCGCCCTCATCTACCAGGAAGTCGACGGGAACCCGGTGATCGTGGCCTCCAAGGGCGGCGCGCCGAACCACCCCGGCTGGTACTTCAACCTCGTCGAGACCCCCGAGGTCGGCGTGCAGGTGAAGGCGGACAAGTTCACGGCCGTCGCCCGTACGGCCGAGGGCGAGGAGCGCGCGAAGCTCTGGGACAAGCTCGCCGCCGTCTGGCCGGACTACAACGAATACGCCAAGAAGACCGACCGCGAGATCCCCGTGGTGGTTCTCGAACGCCGGTGA
- a CDS encoding LacI family DNA-binding transcriptional regulator, translating into MKARPHVTLEDVARSANVSLATASRVLNGTASVRADLRERVSAAAAELAYAPNAHAQALAGGTHRTVGVICHDVSDPYFAAIAGGVMRVATDNGLLVMLAGTFRDPDREVAYVSTLRAQRAAAILLIGSAFEDRAWERAMAAELEPYRRGGGQVAAVSRHRGLKIDTVQPDNKGGAAALADALVALGHKRFAVLAGPRRLSTVIDRLAGFSDALAAHGITLREDDVVEGAFTRDGGYEATKQLLAGRKRKLPTCVFAVTDVMAIGALTALREEGLSVPGDISVAGFDDIPVVRDLAPALTTVRLPLEELGERAMDLAIKGSAGTRPRTVRLSGEVVLRESTGRPKR; encoded by the coding sequence ATGAAGGCCCGGCCGCACGTGACACTGGAAGACGTGGCACGCAGCGCGAACGTCTCGCTCGCGACGGCGTCGCGGGTGCTCAACGGCACCGCGTCCGTCCGCGCCGACCTGCGGGAGCGGGTTTCCGCCGCCGCGGCCGAGCTGGCTTACGCCCCGAACGCGCACGCGCAGGCCCTCGCCGGCGGCACGCACCGCACGGTCGGCGTGATCTGCCACGACGTCAGCGACCCGTACTTCGCCGCGATCGCCGGCGGCGTGATGCGGGTGGCGACCGACAACGGGCTGCTCGTGATGCTGGCCGGCACGTTCCGCGACCCCGATCGCGAGGTCGCCTACGTCTCGACGCTGCGCGCGCAGCGGGCCGCGGCGATCCTGCTGATCGGGTCGGCGTTCGAAGACCGGGCGTGGGAGCGCGCGATGGCCGCCGAGCTCGAGCCGTACCGGCGCGGCGGCGGGCAGGTCGCGGCGGTCAGCCGCCACCGCGGGCTCAAGATCGACACCGTGCAGCCGGACAACAAGGGCGGCGCCGCGGCGCTGGCCGACGCGCTGGTCGCCCTCGGCCACAAGCGGTTCGCGGTGCTCGCCGGCCCGCGGCGGCTGAGCACGGTCATCGACCGGCTGGCCGGGTTCTCCGACGCGCTCGCCGCGCACGGCATCACCCTGCGCGAGGACGACGTCGTCGAGGGCGCCTTCACCCGCGACGGCGGCTACGAGGCGACGAAGCAGCTGCTGGCCGGCCGCAAGCGCAAGCTGCCGACCTGCGTCTTCGCCGTCACGGACGTGATGGCGATCGGCGCGCTGACGGCGTTGCGCGAGGAAGGCCTCTCCGTGCCGGGCGACATCTCGGTGGCCGGCTTCGACGACATCCCGGTCGTCCGCGACCTCGCCCCGGCGCTGACCACCGTGCGGCTGCCACTGGAGGAGCTGGGCGAGCGGGCGATGGACCTGGCGATCAAGGGCTCCGCGGGCACCCGGCCGCGGACGGTCCGGCTCTCCGGCGAAGTCGTGCTGCGCGAAAGCACCGGCCGCCCCAAGCGCTGA
- a CDS encoding dihydrodipicolinate synthase family protein produces the protein MLVLPVPGGGLLGWTPSGPPCPEPAGTPPSSRIAYAAAHVVADALADEPDAVDWDTTLAFREHLWSCGLGVAEAMDTAQRGMGLDWATTRELVTRTGAAAAGRRWCAGVGTDQLPPGPATIASIVDAWREQLDLVGGAGAIPVVMASRALAAAATGPGDYHAAYGKLLSEAGGPVLLHWLGEQFDPALAGYWGHDDVRAAARELAALCTEHAGTIAGVKVSVLDAGVETEFRRALPAGVACYTGDDFNYPGLIAGDEAGHSEALLGIFDAIAPVAAAGLRRLDDGDPAGFHARLDPTVPLSREIFRAPTRHYKTGVVFLAYLNGHQRHFRMIAGQESARTITHLATLLRLADEAGALADPDLAAARMRPLLLAAGVA, from the coding sequence ATGCTCGTGCTCCCGGTGCCCGGCGGCGGGCTGCTGGGCTGGACGCCGTCCGGGCCGCCGTGTCCCGAGCCGGCGGGGACGCCACCGTCGTCGCGGATCGCGTACGCCGCCGCGCACGTCGTGGCGGACGCGCTCGCCGACGAACCGGACGCCGTCGACTGGGACACGACCCTCGCCTTCCGCGAGCACCTCTGGTCGTGCGGCCTCGGCGTCGCGGAGGCGATGGACACCGCGCAACGCGGGATGGGTCTCGACTGGGCGACCACCCGGGAGCTCGTGACGCGCACCGGCGCGGCCGCGGCCGGACGGCGGTGGTGCGCCGGCGTCGGCACCGACCAGCTGCCGCCGGGGCCGGCGACCATTGCGTCCATTGTGGACGCCTGGCGCGAGCAGCTGGACCTGGTCGGCGGCGCGGGGGCGATCCCGGTCGTGATGGCCAGCCGGGCGCTCGCCGCCGCGGCCACCGGGCCCGGCGACTACCACGCGGCGTACGGGAAGCTGCTGTCCGAGGCGGGCGGCCCGGTCCTGCTGCACTGGCTGGGCGAGCAGTTCGACCCGGCGCTGGCCGGCTACTGGGGTCACGACGACGTCCGCGCGGCCGCCCGCGAGCTGGCGGCGCTCTGCACCGAGCACGCCGGCACGATCGCCGGGGTGAAGGTCTCGGTGCTGGACGCCGGCGTGGAGACCGAGTTCCGGCGCGCGCTGCCCGCGGGCGTCGCCTGCTACACCGGTGACGACTTCAACTACCCCGGACTCATCGCGGGTGACGAGGCCGGTCACAGCGAAGCCCTGCTCGGCATCTTCGACGCGATCGCCCCGGTGGCCGCGGCGGGGCTGCGCCGGCTGGACGACGGCGACCCCGCCGGCTTCCACGCCCGGCTCGACCCCACCGTGCCGCTGTCCCGCGAGATCTTCCGCGCGCCGACCCGGCACTACAAGACCGGCGTCGTCTTCCTGGCGTACCTGAACGGCCACCAGCGGCACTTCCGGATGATCGCCGGCCAGGAATCCGCGCGCACGATCACCCACCTCGCGACCCTGCTGCGGCTCGCCGACGAGGCGGGCGCGCTGGCCGACCCCGACCTCGCCGCGGCCCGGATGCGGCCGCTGCTGCTGGCCGCCGGGGTGGCGTGA
- a CDS encoding sugar phosphate isomerase/epimerase family protein: MDERLSLNQITTKAWSLPEAVAGCAAAGVGWIGLWRDKVAETGVAETARLLKEHGVRVSSLCRGGFFTGVTPEGSPVDGVAQTREAIDEAAALGAGVLVLVVGGVAGNDLAASRRRVADAVGELAPYAGERGVRLGLEPLHPMQCADRSVLSTVDQALAIAAEHPAEQVGVVVDEFHVWWDPRIEESIAAAAGRIAGFHVCDVLVPLPDPLLGRALPGDGPIDHRHLRACVEAAGYDGPIEVEVFNADLWSRPGAEVLAETITAFEHHVT, from the coding sequence ATGGACGAGCGGCTCAGCCTCAACCAGATCACCACCAAGGCGTGGTCGCTGCCCGAAGCGGTGGCGGGCTGCGCGGCGGCGGGCGTCGGCTGGATCGGGCTGTGGCGGGACAAGGTCGCGGAAACCGGCGTCGCCGAAACCGCGCGGCTGCTGAAGGAGCACGGGGTCCGGGTTTCGTCGTTGTGCCGCGGCGGGTTCTTCACCGGCGTGACCCCGGAAGGGTCCCCGGTGGACGGCGTGGCCCAGACCCGCGAGGCGATCGACGAAGCGGCCGCGCTCGGCGCCGGGGTGCTGGTGCTGGTGGTCGGCGGCGTTGCGGGCAACGACCTGGCCGCGTCCCGCCGGCGGGTCGCGGACGCCGTGGGCGAGCTGGCCCCGTACGCGGGCGAGCGAGGCGTCCGGCTCGGCCTGGAGCCGCTGCACCCGATGCAGTGCGCGGACCGTTCGGTGCTGTCCACTGTGGACCAGGCACTGGCGATCGCGGCGGAGCACCCCGCCGAGCAGGTCGGCGTGGTCGTGGACGAGTTCCACGTCTGGTGGGACCCGCGGATCGAGGAGTCGATCGCCGCGGCGGCCGGCCGGATCGCCGGGTTCCACGTGTGCGACGTGCTGGTGCCGCTGCCCGACCCGTTGCTGGGCCGCGCCCTGCCGGGCGACGGGCCCATCGACCACCGCCACTTGCGAGCCTGCGTCGAGGCGGCGGGGTACGACGGGCCGATCGAGGTCGAGGTGTTCAACGCGGACCTGTGGTCCCGGCCCGGCGCGGAGGTGCTGGCGGAGACGATCACGGCCTTCGAGCACCACGTGACCTGA